The nucleotide window TGGAGGCTTCTGAAGCGTTTGGTTCCACTGGAAGTCAGAAATTATTTAAAGTAGAACTGCCTATGGCAAAGCAAACAATCATGGCTGGTGTAAACCAAACGGTAATGTTGTCACTATCAATGGTTGTTATTGCATCCATGATCGGTGCGCCTGGTTTAGGTCGTGAAGTATTATCAGCTCTACAACGTTCAAACGCAGGTACTGGGTTTGTTGCCGGGCTAGGTATTGTTATTTTGGCGATCATCATCGATCGTCTGACGCAAAATCTTTACAAGGATAAGAAATAACTTAGTGAGTTACTTCCTAATAATGGAAGCTCAAATAAAAAATTTAGAATAAGGGGAGATTATTTTATGTTGAATTCAACATGGAAAAAGTTAACACTAGCTGCAATGCTAATGTTTGTATTAGTTGTAGCTGCAGCATGTGGCTCTGACGATGGCGGAGATTCAGATTCAGAAGGCGATTCTGAAGAGAACGGTGAAGAAACTTCTGGAGATGACAGCTCAAACGTTGGAGACGGTCAAGAGATCGAATTAGTATACGTTGAGTGGGATACAGAAGTAGCTTCTACTAACGTAGTAGGTAAAGTACTTGAGGATTTAGGTTATGAAGTAGAACTAACTCCACTTGATAATGCAATTATGTGGGAAACAGTTGCTAGTGGCGAAGCTGATGGTATGGTAGCTGCATGGTTACCTGGAACACACGGTGATCTTTATGAAGATCATAAGGACAGCCTAGTAGATCTAGGTGCAAACTTGGAAGGCGCTAAAATTGGTCTTGTTGTTCCAGAATACATGGAAGCAAGCTCTATCGCAGATCTTACTGATGAAGCTGATCAAACAATTACTGGTATCGAAGCAGGTGCTGGTGTTGTAGCTGCAGCTGAATCTGCACTTGAAGATTACGATAACCTATCTGACTGGTCTGTTGAGCCTTCTTCTAGTGGTGCTATGGCAACTGCACTAGGCGAAGCGATTGACAATGAAGAAAATATCATTGTAACTGGTTGGTCTCCTCACTGGAAGTTCGCTGAATATGACCTTAAGTATCTAGAAGATCCTGAAGGTTCATTTGGTGGTGAAGAGAATATCGCAACAATGGTGCGTGAAGGACTTGAAGAAGATATGCCAAACGCATATAAAGTTCTAGATAACTTTGCTTGGGAAACTGCTGACATTGAATCTGTTATGTCTGCGATTCAAGGCGGCACAGATCCAGAAGAAGCAGCAGCTAACTGGGTTGAAGAAAACGAAGATAAAGTATCTTCATGGACTGAAGGCGTAGAATAATTTATTTTTAGAAATTATTAACAGAGAGAGAAAGAGGAGTGTAATATTTTTTATGTTCCATTTTGGTGAAAAATTTGGAAAGGCTATGCTTATGCTTAGCCTTTTTCTTTTATTATTTGTTGCTGCATGCGGTAATAGCGATGAAAGTGATGAAGAAGGAAACGAAAACGAAGAGAGCTCATCGAACTATGGTGAAGAGCTTGAACATACCATCACTGGAATTGAACCTGGTGCCGGAATAACTGTAACTACTGAGAAAGCAATTGAAGAATATGATAGTTTAAATGGCTGGACATTAGAGCAGTCTTCCACAGCAGCGATGGTAAAAACTTTAGAAGAAGCGATTAATAATGAAGAACCCATTATTGTTACTGGTTGGAACCCACACTGGAAGTTTGCAAAGTTTGATAATTTGAAGTATCTAGATGACCCAGAGAATGTTTACGGCGCTGAGGAAGATATTCGTACTTTAGCTCGTACTGGTTTAGAAGATGATAAACCAAATGCATTCAAATTATTGGACCAATTCGAGTGGTCTGTAGAAGACATGGAATCGATCATGTATGAATCACAGGACACGGGAGAAGACATCGATGTAATAGCTAAACAATGGGTTGAAGATAATGAAGATAAGGTTTCGGATTGGACAGATGGAGTAGAGGACGTTGATGGTGTTGAAATTGAACTAGTCTCGACTCCGTGGGATTCTGAACGTGCTTCTTCAAGTGTATTGGCTGAAGTTATGACCCAAAAAGGTTTTAATGTAACAGTCACTCCGGTTGACGTAGCAGTAGTATTCGAATCGGTTTCAGGTGGAGATGCTGATGCTACTGCTGCAGCATGGCTACCACTTACTCACGCTGACTTTTATGAAGATGTTAAAGATGACGTCGTTGATTTAGGTGCAAACCTAACCGGTGCGAAGATCGGTCTAGTTGTTCCTGAATATATGGATATTGACTCGATTGAAGATTTAAAAGCAGCAGAATAATGATAAGAAATCACATGGCGAGATAGCCGTGTGATTTTTTTGTTTTTGCTCTGTTAGCTTAGTGTTTAAATAAATTAAATAAGTGTGATGACGAAAAAAACACGCTACCATTGAATTGGCAACGTGTTTTAGTTGATTAAACTTCCTGTTGTTCGTTCTTTTCTTTCATTTTATCCTCAAGATCTTTAAGGCTTTCTTCAATTTGTCTTAAGTGTTCTTGTAAATTCTCTTGGTGTGGCTCAATTGTTTCTTTCCAACTTTCAATTGACGTTTTAATATCTTGGGATAGATCTTTTAATAATGCAGCACCTTCTTTAGATGTCTGTGTCAGTTGGTTTTTAAGATCTAATCCGTTTTCTTGGAGTTCTTGCATGATATCTCTTAAGCGCTCACTCTGGTCTTTCACCTTCGTGCGCAATTCTGCTCCGGAACTAGGTGTTGTTAATAATGAAACGGACGCACTGACTACACCACCGACTAGTGCTCCTAGTAATAAGGATTTTCCACTTGGCATCAAAATTAACCCCTTTCTATTCATAGTACTATTATAACCCTTTTTCCCTATAATGTTTAGGGATAATCACATGTTTGGTTAATATTCATTCATAATAATTAATTAATTTTACTAGAGATTCTACTTGCTATTTCTTGAAGCTTCTCAGGAGTGTATTCATTTTCGTGAGTTGTCCAATTCGATTTGAATCCATCATTCTCATCATAACGAGGTAGTAGATGGAGGTGCAAATGGAATACGCTTTGATCGGCAAAAGAGCCATTATTATTCAGTATATTCATACCTTGTGGTTGATAGGCTTCTTTAATTGCATTAGCTATCTTAGGGATTGCCGAAAATAAATTCGAAGCTGTTTCTTCATCTGTTTCAAATACATCTTTACAATGCTTTTTCGGGATAACTAAAGTATGCCCTTCAGTTACTTGACTTATATCTAAAAAGGCATAGACATGTTCATCTTCATAAACTTTTGCTGAAGGGATCTCTCCGTCTAAAATTTTACAAAAGACACAATCTGACATTTTCATCCTCCTCAATAAGCTCGGTTACTTAACATTTTAACGTATCCTTTTGTCGAATAACAGAATAAAAAGGCTAAACTATATTTTCTTCTAGAATTTTTGATATGATTAATGGAGAAATGTAGATAGAAGAGAGGGTTAAGATGAGCCAGTTACTAGAGATTAATCAATTAGTGGGTGGATACACGCAGCAAGATGTATTACACGGGATATCTTTTGAAGTGAAAAAAGGTGAGGTTGTTGGGCTTATTGGATTGAATGGGGCAGGGAAAAGTACAACCATCAAGCATATTATTGGGCTGATGAATGCAAAGAAAGGTTCCATTACAATAAACGGGTCTTCAATCAATGAGGATTTAGAAAATTATCGCACAGAGTTCGCTTATATCCCTGAAATGCCTATGTTATATGAAGAGTTGACACTAGATGAACACCTTCATTTAACGGCAATGGCGTATGGTATTGATGAAAAGACATATAAAGATCGAGTGGGTTACTTATTAAAAGAGTTTCGATTAGACCAGAAACTTAACTGGTTCCCCGTACATTTTTCTAAAGGTATGCGTCAGAAGGTGATGATCATGTGTGCATTTCTTGTACGTCCTTCCTTATATATAGTGGACGAGCCATTCGTAGGTTTGGATCCTATAGGAATTCAATCTTATTTGGATACGATGAATGAAATGAAAGAACAAGGTGCAGGGGTGTTGATGTCGACCCATATTTTAGCGACAGCTGAAAAATACTGTGACCGGCTCGTCATTTTGCATCAAGGGAAAATTCGCGCAAAAGGTACACTTGAAGAATTGAGATCAGAATTCTCAATGCCAAAAGCTAGCCTTGATGACATTTATATTTCGTTGACAAAGGACGATGAATCAAATGGATACTAATGCCCTTTGGAAGGACCGACTGAGTAGTCATGTGAAAATGACCAGCAGATACTTACGATTGATGTTTAATGATCACTTAGCATTTGCGCTCATATTTTTTGCTGCGGGGTTCGCATATTTTTACCAGCAATGGTTGGAAACCGTACCTAATGACTTCCCGGTAGCGTGGTTGATGGCTCTAATTCTAGGGCTATTGTTGACGTATAGCCCCGTCCGTACATTTTTTAAAGAAGCTGATATGGTTTTCTTACTAAGTGTCGAAAATCGTTTATCGCCGTATATAAAAAAGAGTTTCATATACAGCTTTGTAATGCAAAGTTACTGGATCGCTATATTTCTATTTGGATTTACACCTTTATATTTAACAATTTACCAAGGTGTTTCTTCCTCTTATTTATTATGGTTGTTCGTTATTCTACTAATCGTGAAACTAGGGAATATGATCGCGATGTGGTTTATTCAAAAATCGCGAGACCCTCGACTACATTATTTGGATTATGGCATTCGCTTCGTTATCAATCTTATGATTGTTTTCTTTTTGATCAATCAGGGCATCCTTTTTGCGATTATTGCAGCAGCACTATTGGTGGGCGTTGGATTTTTAAACTATATGAATATCCATCAGAAGTTCAGTTTACCTTGGGACTTGTTGATTGAAAAAGAAGAAGCGCGTTTGCAGTTTTTTTACCGAATGGCGAACATGTCTACGGATGTTCCGAACTTGAAACGAAAGCCTAAGAAGCGTCATATGCTTGTTAGGTGGATTACGAAACTTTTTGATTATAAAAAAGATAACACGTTCCTTTACTTATACAGCATCACTTTTATTCGTAGCCGTGATTATTTCGGTATGTATATCCGTCTCGTGGCATTAGCTATATTCTTTATCTTTTGGGTACCACTATTCGCAGGCAAAGTTATATTCGCGATGTTACTACTATTCGTCACTGGCTTCCAGTTCATACCGATTTATCAACACTACCGATCGTTAGACTGGATACAGCTTTACCCGGTCAATATTGACGTTAGGAGAAAAGCAGTCCACATATTAATTATTTCACTAATGGTAATTATGGTATCTGTGCTGGTTGTCACATTCTTTATCGTGACTGGTTGGAGTGAAGCATTAATGTTTGCTGGGTTAGCAGTTGCCTTTACTGTGCTATTTGAAAGGTTCTACGTAAAAAACCGAATCGCTCGTTTAGAAGGGTAGATATTATTGAAAGCTGGCTGTTAAAGTCAGCTTTTTTTGTGTTCTTTTGATTAAATTATCAAGGAATTTATTGATCAAAGTCTCCTGATGTAAACTGCTTACTGCCACACTTTACCAACCAATCTTTTAGTACTGCAAAGCGTTTATTCGTTGTTGTTCACAAACCGACATTATAGTGGTAGACTCTACAAGGTTCAACACAGAGAGAAAGGTACGATCACTATGATGATGTCGAGAAGAAAGAGATCAAAAACTACTAAAATAGAACAATTGATATATATAATCATTGGTTCTGCAATTGTTGCGTTTGCTTATAACGGATTTTTACTCCCGAACTACGTGGCTGCTGGGGGAGTCAGTGGTATAAGTACAATTACAGAATCATTATTCGGATTAGAACCTGCTTATGTGATTTGGGGAATTAATCTCCCACTACTAGTTGCGGCCTATTACTTATTAGGCAAAGCTTCTGCTTTAAGATCGGTGGCTGGATCAATAATCCTTCCGTTCTTCGTATTCATCACTCGCAACCTAGAACCGATTACTTCTGATGCCCTTCTTGCTGCGCTATTCGGAGGACTAGGAGTCGGAATAGGTTTAGGAATAGTTTTTCTAGGAGATGCTTCCACGGGTGGCACGGCACTTATTGCTCAAATGATCCATAAGTTTACGAACTTCTCATTAGGGGCAGCAATTGCAATGATCGATGGATTGATTGTGCTAACAGCAATTATTGTATTTGATATTGAATTAGGATTATATGCTCTGATCGGACTTTACATGACGAGCAAGTCGATCGATCTGGTTCAAACTGGGTTCAATCGCACGAAAACGACTCTCATTGTTTCTAATCACTATCAAGAAGTACATGATGCGATTTATAAAAGAATTGATCGTGGAGTTACAAAGCTTGCTGCACAAGGCGGTTTCACTGAAGCTGATAGGCCAGTTCTTATGTGTGTTGTATTTCAAACAGAAATGGGTGCACTGAAGCGGACAGTGAAAGAAATTGATCCTGAAGCTTTTGTGATTGTCATGAATTCATCTGAAGTCCTTGGTCAAGGATTTTATGAAGCTGTATAATATGAGAAGGAATCTTCCTCTTGTTATCGAAATAGTTATTCAAGAGGGAGGGATGTGAAATGATTACATCTACAACAAACCATTTAGATGGTAAATTTGTTACTGACTATATTCAACTGGTTTCAGGTCAAACGATTATGGGTGCCAACGTTGTCAGGGATTTCATGGCAGGAATCACTGATATGGTCGGTGGAAGAAGCGGCACTTATGAAAACAAACTTAATGAAGGTAAAGAGATTGCCATTCGTGAGATGCAAGAGGAAGCTGCCAAGTTGGGGGCTGATGCAGTAATCGGAGTCGACCTTGATTTTGAGACTTTGCGCGATGGAATGATGATGATCGTTGCAACAGGTACAGCAGTTAAAATAAGTGAGCATGAGTAAAAGTGTGAATACGAAGTGAAATGAAAAATCCGAACTATCTTTCGATAAATTCGGATTTTTTCTTTAATTACTAGTCATAATCGTTGAAATACTAGTCGCAAGTCCAACCTATCTAAATAAAAAACTCCAAACTATTTAAAAGTTCGGAGTTATGAAAGATGTTCTGATCAGCATTAATTGTTCTCTTGATATTTTCGGTAGCCATGTAGCAAAGCTTTTGCCGCAGTAGGAAGTGCGCGCTCATCGATATCGAATTTTGGGTGATGGTGAGGGTAATAGTGCCCTTCCTTTTGAGCTCCAGTAAAGAAGAAGGCACCAGGGCGTTCCTCTAAATAGTAAGCAAAATCTTCTCCACCCATTACCGGAGGCACTTCTTCGATTCCAGCTGTTCCATCAATTTCATTACCTTGATCTAGGTAGTAAGAGACTTCTTTTTCGTGATTATTGACTGTCGGGTACCCTTTAACGTAATCCAACTCGTAATCAGCATCGTAACTGGTCGTTATGCCTTTCAATATGCGATCCATCTCTTCAATGATGCTTTCTTGTGTTTCTTTATTCAGGATACGGACCGTGCCAACAAGTTTTGCTGTATCAGGAATAACGTTAAACGCATTTCCAGCTTCTACGCGTCCAATTGTCAACACTGCTGATTCAAGTGGATCGATTCTACGGCTAACGATTTGCTGAAGTTCAACAATTGCCTGACCGGCCATTACCACGGGATCCTTGGTTTGGTGTGGCATTGCTCCGTGTCCGCCTTTACCCTGAATCGTGATTTCAAATCTATCGGCTCCAGCCATGAAAGGGCCACGAGAGGATTGAATCACATTTAATGGAGCATTCGACCATAAGTGTGTTCCAAAGACAGCATCTACTCCGTCTAGAACACCTTCGTCAATCATCGGCTTGGCACCACCCGGGGCATATTCTTCTGCAGGTTGATGAATCAGTACCATGGTACCTGGTAAGTTTTCTTTCGAGGACCAAACAGCCTCTGCAAGACCAAGAAGGGTCGACGTATGACCATCGTGACCACAAGCGTGCATGACTCCATCTACTTTGGATTTATACGGTACATCATTTTCTTCTTGGATTGGTAATGCATCGAAATCAGCACGCAAAGCTACTGTTTTACCTTCTTTTCCACCTTCAATTCGAGCAACAATACCATATCCTCCAATATCTTTTTCATAAGGAATGCCTAATTCATCATAACGTTTTGTAATATATTCTGAGGTCTCTTTTTCATGAAAAGATAACTCAGGGTGTTGATGTAAGTATCTTCTATCCTCGACCATGCGATCATATTGCTGATCGATGGACTGATTTACCTGATCCCAGTTCATCTCATTCTCCCTTTCTATGTAAAAGTTATGTTCTAGTATAACAAAAATTCTGTTTTTCAAAAGAAAAAGGGAGGTGGTTTTAAACCACACTCCCGATTCATTTCTAATTAAAATCTTGAATCATCCAACAGGCGTTGAATTTCTTCTTTGTGATGAGTTTCATCAGAAATTAAATCATCTAATTTTACTACAAGCTCTGTATAGCCAAGTTCTTCAGCTTGGACTTTGCGCTTTTCATAACGTTCAATCGTATCGATCTCAGCCTGCATCGCTGTTTCAAGCATGTCTTTAACCTCAGTCTTAGGTTTAACTTCAGCAGGTTTCGTGGTCGGTGCTCCACCTAAAGTCTTGATCTTTTCTGATAAGTAAAGCGCGTGGCCTGACTCATCTTCAACTTCTCCTTGGAAAAATGGTTTAAGCACCTGACGATACAGCCCTGAGACTGTTGCAGCATAATAAGTGTACATAATCATCGCACCATACTCGTGTGATAAATCTTCGTTTAAACCGTCAATTAATTCTTTTAATTTTTGATCCATGTCAATCATCCTTTCTCGTAAATGTTCATCCATCCATTAATGTACCCTATAGATCATTAGATTAAACGAAAAGACATCTCGGTCTCTAGACTTAGTCAAAAACATGCCACAGTATGTTCAAATTAAATGGTAAAATAGATATGATAGTTATAATTCAATATAACTACAACAATTGCTGGCGGTGAACAGAATGTTTTTGACAAAATTTATAAAGTTACTTATAGCTTTTTTCTTAATATTGCTAGGTGTAACCTTCCTAATGACAAACCTCAACATTATTTCCTTGGAAATATCCAATGTCGTTTGGGATTCTTGGCCTGTTATTCTTATTCTACTCGGCTTAATCAGCATCCGAAATAATTTTCATCCTAACAAAGGAGGAAGTTGGTTTTTCGGATTCCTCATGATTATCTTCGGGGGATTATTGTGGGCAGGTAATTTTGGTTATATCGACTTCAGTTTTATTGATATTTGGAAGTTGTGGCCACTGTTATTGATTTACATCGGTGCGAATATAATGTTTGGAAAAAAAGCGTTAACTGTAAAAATTGTGACTTCTGAAGATGAAGCGGGTAAAACAAGAAAGCAATGGGAATACCATGCTAACGAGCAAGCTGAAAGAAAGTTCTCAAAGGAAAAAGAGAAAAGAAATCACAGAAAAAATAATGATATTTTAGACGACATTGATGATCAAATCAACGATGCTATGAGTCAAGTGGATGATGCACTTAATCAAGTGAGTAACACATTTAAAAGTGATAAGAAAAAAGATTATAAAAGATATTCCAAAGTAGCAAGTAAACATTTTATTTTAGATATGAATTATTCAAAAGATGATTGGGAAGTTGAACCTCTTGATATATCTACGGGAATTTCAAATTTATATTTTGATTTCTCAAAGGCGTACATTCCAGACTATGAAACGAATATAAATTTAAGGGGATATATCGCAGATGTTGTGATGAAGATCCCAGAACATATCCCTGTAAGAATCTCAGGAAAAGTGAACATCGGTGAAGTGACTATTTTTGATGAAAACTCTGGAGGCCTAGGGAATGCAATAAAATATGAATCACCAGATTACCAAACTGCAACTAGGAAATTAGATATTCATATGAATTATCGGATAGGCGAAGTGCAAGTGATTTCAGTATAGGAGAGTTGCCGATGTTAAAGCATTTAAAGGGAATTCGTTTCCAATTCATGCGAATGGAATTATACATTATATATTTTTCTTTATTAGTGATCTCATTGATCATGTTTTTCACATATTCAGTCCTGCAGCCTCAATGGTTAACTTTGCAATCCATTTTTCTTGGCTTAGGTCTTGTGGTCCTTATTATGACACCTGTAAGTTTATATGTGAGCTTTCGTAAGACGAAAGATTTGAAAGAAAGACTTCAAACGTTTTCTGTCTTTTTATCTACATTATCGCAAGGGAAATATTCTGCTCGGTTGCTTCATTATGAAAAAGAAGATGAGTTGGATACGATCGGATCTGAATTGAATGACTTGGCAAAAAAACTTCAGGATCAGGTGAAATCATTACAAAAGCTTGCGGATGAAAAATCAGAATACGCCCAACAAGCTCACCTTGCAGCAACAATTGAAGAACGTCAACGACTTGCTCGGGATTTACATGATGCAGTCAGCCAACAGCTTTTCGCGTTGAGTATGATGTCTCAAGCGACAGTTAAATTGATAGATCAGAAGCCTGAACAAGCCAAAGGACAAGTAAAAGAGATCGCAGACATGGCTTTGCAAGCTCAAAATGAAATGCGCGCCCTCTTATTGCATTTAAGGCCTGTTCATTTAACAGGGGAAGGTCTTCAAGCAGGATTATTGAGCCTCATTGAAGAATTAAAAAAGAAATGTACTTTAAACTTTGAGACGGACTTCGACGCATCTGTCCAAGTTTCTCAGTCAAAAGAAGAACATTTATTTAGGATGATTCAAGAGGCGCTTTCCAACATTCTTAGGCACGCTAATGCCCATAAGGTCGTCATGAAGATGAAAGACCACCAAGATAGTATCTACATACATATCAGTGACGACGGTGAAGGTTTTCATTCGGAAGAACAGTTGAAAAACAAAACTTCATATGGACTAAAAACGATGAAGGAACGGTGCGAAGAAATTGGAGGTACATTCCGCCTGAAATCTAAAGAGGGGGAGGGTACTTATATTGATATTAGGATACCGAAGTAGGGGGTAGGATTATGGGAACGATTCGCTTAGTGATTGTGGATGATCATGATGTAGTGCGAAAGGGTTTAAGAACTTATTTAATGACTGAAGATACGATTGATGTCGTAGGAGAAGCTTCGAGTGGAAACGAAGGCGTCGAAGTAGTTTTAGAACAAAATCCTGATGTCGTCTTAATGGACTTGATTATGGAGAACGGAACGGGAATTGAAGCAACGAAAAAAATTATTGAAAAGAATCCAGCTTGTAAAATAATCATTTTAACAAGTTTCTATGATGATGAAAAAGTATTCCCAGCCCTTGAAGCGGGGGCATTCAGCTATATGTTGAAAACTTCTTCCGCTGAAGAAATAGCTTCTGCAATCAAAAAAGCCGCTACAGGTGAAAATGTCATTGAACCGAAAGTGGCAGGAGCCATGATGAATCGTATCCGTACGCCCGAGCGTAAACTCCATGATGACTTGACTGAACGAGAACTGGAAGTACTCATGTGTGTTGGCAATGGACTGACAAATACCGAGATCAGCGAAAAGTTATATATTGGTATTAAGACAGTTAAAACGCACGTCAGTAATATTTTGAGCAAACTTGATGTCCAAGACCGTACTCAAGCTGCCGTTTATGCACATCGAAATGGTTTAATGAAAGAGAAACAATAATTTATGCAAATCCCTAGTTCAACGCCGAATTAGGGATTTTTCTCATAGAGGAGGAGGCTATGATGATAAAAAGGAAAGTGCTCACAAGCTTATTAGCAACTCCTTTATCACTGATGGTTATTTTTGTTGTAATGTTTGGGGAGTGGAAGGATCCACTTGAGTTGGTTGTTATGTCTCTCATGTTCTGCTTGTTTTTAGCTCCATACATTCTTTTCTATGCGATTCCAGCGACCTTGATTTCAGATTATATTACACGAAAGTTGAATGGACTGAGAAGAACTGGTGTAGCATTGTGTGTTCATTTGATATTTGGAATGAGCTTCGTATTAATCCTGAGTATATTTAATACTGTGAGGGAATCGGAAGTAGAAATCGTGTTCATCTCAGGAGTTGTAGTAGCTATTTTCTTCTGGGTGATCGATGAAATTGTTAGAAGAAAAAACGTCCTGATTGATAAGTAACCAGGACGTTCCATTAGATTTTTTATTTAACGACATTCAACTTCGTCAAATAAGATTCTCCCGCGATGAATGACGGTTTCTCTTTACTTTCTGGTCCAGATTTTTGGTGAGCCTTGTCGAAAGCCTTGGATTCTCTCCATTGTTTAAATGAAGCTTCATCTTTCCACTGGGTAAACACGATATAAGTATTGCTATTCTTAGGCCGTAGGATTCGAATGGCTTGGAATCCTTCAGTATCTTCGATTTTACCTGCGCGATTTTTGAATCGGTCTTCGAAAATCGGACGCCCTTCTTGGGTGACAGGAATGTTATTCAAAACGATGAACCCTTCCTGGGAAAGCGACCCTTCATGATCAATCACTTCGTATTCGTGTGCTTCTTTAAAAACTTCTTGAGATTCACCTTCGATGAAAGCGACTGCTTTATCTTCATCCTCTGATACTACGATAGAGTTATCTTTTTCTTTCAAAGACGTTAAGTAATCGGTGGTGCCATGTGTAATCCATAGTTTGTTCATTCGAATATCTCCTTTTCATCAATAAGTATGACTCAGTTTTTACATTACATTCATCTTTACCCTAATTACTCGTTATGCTATCTTACAATCAATTAAAGTTCAAAATAATTTAATCATTTAAAGGGGCTAAATATATGGGCAGCAGTTATTTACAAGAAGAACACTACATGTTTCGTGACTCCCTACGAAAATTTTTAGAAAAAGAAGCGGTTCCTTTTTACGAAGATTGGGAAGAGGAGAGGATGATTCCTCGAAAGCTATGGACGAAGATGGGTGATAATGGTTTCCTATGTCCTTGGCTTGATGAGGAGTTTGGAGGATTAGGAGCAGATTTCGGCTATTCGGTTGTATTTAATGAAGAAATCGAGCGCGTAGGCACGAGCATGATCGGGTTAGGACTACATAATGATATAGTAGTTCCGTACCTGAATGACTATGGTTCTGCAGGAAAAAAAGTAGAGTGGTTACCGAAATGCGTTTCAGGTGAGTGCATAACAGCGATTGCGATGACGGAACCTGATGCAGGGTCAGATCTTGCTGGTATTAAGACTACTGCGATAAAAGATGGAGACCATTATATTTTGAACGGTCAAAAAACCTTCATAACGAATGGTATATTAGCTGATTTGGTTGTAGTCGTGTGTAAAACTGATCCAAGCGCGGGTCATAAAGGCATCAGTCTCTTAGTTGTAGAAGAGGGGATGGAAGGCTTTTCTAAAGGTAGAAAACTGGATAAAGTGGGTCTTCATGCACAAGACACAGCTGAATTATTTTTTGAAGATGTTAAAATTCCTGAAGAAAACTTGTTGGGTGAAGAAGGCAAAGGGTTTTATTACTTGATGGAGAAATTACAGCAAGAGCGATTGATTGTCGGAATCAGCGGCCAGGTTGCTGCTGAAGAAATGTTAGAAATGACCATGGATTACGTTAAGGAGAGAAAAGCTTTCGGAAAGCGTGTATCACAATTTCAAAATACACAATTCAAAATAGCCGAAACGGCAACGGAAATAAAAATTGGTCGGACATTCTTAGATGATGTGATTTCTAAACATATGGATGGAGAAGAAGTTGTCACGGAAGTATCAATGGCTAAGTGGTGGATCACAGATATGGCGAGACGGACCGCAAATACTTGTATGCAATTGCACGGTGGATATGGCTATATGGAGGAATATCCGATTGCACGCAGGTATCGGGATATACCTGTTTCTTCTATTTATGCAGGGACGAACGATATCATGAAAAATATTATCGCGAAAAATATGGGGTTATAATCAGTAAAGCACAGGCGCTCGTGTA belongs to Halalkalibacillus sediminis and includes:
- a CDS encoding YbjQ family protein, with translation MITSTTNHLDGKFVTDYIQLVSGQTIMGANVVRDFMAGITDMVGGRSGTYENKLNEGKEIAIREMQEEAAKLGADAVIGVDLDFETLRDGMMMIVATGTAVKISEHE
- a CDS encoding M20 family metallopeptidase, whose translation is MNWDQVNQSIDQQYDRMVEDRRYLHQHPELSFHEKETSEYITKRYDELGIPYEKDIGGYGIVARIEGGKEGKTVALRADFDALPIQEENDVPYKSKVDGVMHACGHDGHTSTLLGLAEAVWSSKENLPGTMVLIHQPAEEYAPGGAKPMIDEGVLDGVDAVFGTHLWSNAPLNVIQSSRGPFMAGADRFEITIQGKGGHGAMPHQTKDPVVMAGQAIVELQQIVSRRIDPLESAVLTIGRVEAGNAFNVIPDTAKLVGTVRILNKETQESIIEEMDRILKGITTSYDADYELDYVKGYPTVNNHEKEVSYYLDQGNEIDGTAGIEEVPPVMGGEDFAYYLEERPGAFFFTGAQKEGHYYPHHHPKFDIDERALPTAAKALLHGYRKYQENN
- a CDS encoding ferritin-like domain-containing protein, producing MDQKLKELIDGLNEDLSHEYGAMIMYTYYAATVSGLYRQVLKPFFQGEVEDESGHALYLSEKIKTLGGAPTTKPAEVKPKTEVKDMLETAMQAEIDTIERYEKRKVQAEELGYTELVVKLDDLISDETHHKEEIQRLLDDSRF
- the liaF gene encoding cell wall-active antibiotics response protein LiaF, which produces MFLTKFIKLLIAFFLILLGVTFLMTNLNIISLEISNVVWDSWPVILILLGLISIRNNFHPNKGGSWFFGFLMIIFGGLLWAGNFGYIDFSFIDIWKLWPLLLIYIGANIMFGKKALTVKIVTSEDEAGKTRKQWEYHANEQAERKFSKEKEKRNHRKNNDILDDIDDQINDAMSQVDDALNQVSNTFKSDKKKDYKRYSKVASKHFILDMNYSKDDWEVEPLDISTGISNLYFDFSKAYIPDYETNINLRGYIADVVMKIPEHIPVRISGKVNIGEVTIFDENSGGLGNAIKYESPDYQTATRKLDIHMNYRIGEVQVISV
- a CDS encoding sensor histidine kinase; translation: MLKHLKGIRFQFMRMELYIIYFSLLVISLIMFFTYSVLQPQWLTLQSIFLGLGLVVLIMTPVSLYVSFRKTKDLKERLQTFSVFLSTLSQGKYSARLLHYEKEDELDTIGSELNDLAKKLQDQVKSLQKLADEKSEYAQQAHLAATIEERQRLARDLHDAVSQQLFALSMMSQATVKLIDQKPEQAKGQVKEIADMALQAQNEMRALLLHLRPVHLTGEGLQAGLLSLIEELKKKCTLNFETDFDASVQVSQSKEEHLFRMIQEALSNILRHANAHKVVMKMKDHQDSIYIHISDDGEGFHSEEQLKNKTSYGLKTMKERCEEIGGTFRLKSKEGEGTYIDIRIPK
- a CDS encoding response regulator, whose product is MGTIRLVIVDDHDVVRKGLRTYLMTEDTIDVVGEASSGNEGVEVVLEQNPDVVLMDLIMENGTGIEATKKIIEKNPACKIIILTSFYDDEKVFPALEAGAFSYMLKTSSAEEIASAIKKAATGENVIEPKVAGAMMNRIRTPERKLHDDLTERELEVLMCVGNGLTNTEISEKLYIGIKTVKTHVSNILSKLDVQDRTQAAVYAHRNGLMKEKQ
- a CDS encoding antibiotic biosynthesis monooxygenase family protein, which encodes MNKLWITHGTTDYLTSLKEKDNSIVVSEDEDKAVAFIEGESQEVFKEAHEYEVIDHEGSLSQEGFIVLNNIPVTQEGRPIFEDRFKNRAGKIEDTEGFQAIRILRPKNSNTYIVFTQWKDEASFKQWRESKAFDKAHQKSGPESKEKPSFIAGESYLTKLNVVK